In Thermodesulfobacteriota bacterium, the following proteins share a genomic window:
- a CDS encoding CRISPR-associated endonuclease Cas1 produces the protein MKARTACRGDAGASPPLSEGMGARALYLAEADGLVVRADGPSLRIEQPGKAAWHVPPGRVGRAVFWGNVLVESAAIGLLLAGGVPVSFVGRRGETMGLAWAPTETLGPLAGLLDRRRRDPEWVEAYRLLLDAQVRQARLELVRRISPAVHLRWTESGFRGADWDAWRTTVLTGDLRVDPPWRYLKSLVWEAVTALVRRLGLDAHRGLLDPRQPLGLVHELARPLAPWIDGAVHWGLRAGLVRRGAGGDESAAALTPAAVRRWTARFEGELPWLERDITRRIDEVLDLARDWQPPPGRTRRRRGEG, from the coding sequence ATGAAGGCAAGGACGGCTTGCCGAGGGGACGCCGGGGCCTCCCCGCCGCTCTCGGAAGGCATGGGGGCGAGGGCCCTGTACCTGGCCGAGGCCGACGGGCTGGTCGTCCGGGCCGACGGCCCGAGCCTGCGCATCGAGCAGCCGGGCAAAGCGGCCTGGCATGTTCCCCCCGGGCGGGTGGGGAGGGCGGTCTTCTGGGGTAACGTGCTCGTCGAGTCGGCGGCCATCGGCCTGCTTCTCGCGGGGGGCGTGCCCGTGTCGTTCGTAGGCCGTCGGGGCGAGACCATGGGCCTCGCCTGGGCCCCCACCGAAACCCTCGGCCCCCTGGCCGGGCTCCTCGACCGGCGCCGGCGCGACCCCGAGTGGGTCGAGGCCTACCGCCTGCTCCTCGACGCCCAGGTGCGTCAGGCGCGCCTGGAGCTGGTGCGCCGCATCTCCCCCGCGGTGCACCTACGATGGACCGAGAGCGGGTTTCGGGGGGCCGACTGGGACGCTTGGCGGACGACGGTGCTCACCGGCGATCTCCGCGTCGACCCCCCGTGGCGCTACCTCAAGAGCCTGGTTTGGGAGGCCGTGACGGCCTTGGTGCGCAGGCTCGGCCTCGACGCCCACCGAGGCCTTCTCGACCCCCGGCAGCCCCTGGGGCTCGTGCACGAGCTGGCCCGTCCCCTGGCGCCCTGGATCGACGGGGCCGTCCACTGGGGCCTGCGCGCGGGCCTGGTCCGCCGAGGTGCCGGCGGCGACGAGTCGGCGGCGGCCCTCACCCCAGCGGCGGTTCGCCGCTGGACCGCGCGGTTCGAGGGAGAACTTCCCTGGCTGGAGCGCGACATCACCCGACGCATCGACGAGGTCCTCGACCTGGCGCGCGACTGGCAGCCTCCTCCGGGGCGGACCCGGCGCCGGCGAGGGGAGGGTTGA
- the cas2 gene encoding CRISPR-associated endonuclease Cas2, with amino-acid sequence MAGSERLFVCCYDIRDPKRLVRVHRCLKQRGLALQYSVFVLEGSTEAALEALSAVAALIDPGEDDVRMYALPAGVEVEPLGATEVLPPGVVLVGGGGGVLLRAGRLPRKAGAAPDPGWRVEDS; translated from the coding sequence GTGGCGGGTTCCGAGAGGCTCTTCGTGTGCTGCTACGATATCCGCGACCCAAAGCGCCTGGTGCGGGTGCACCGCTGCCTCAAGCAGCGCGGGCTGGCCCTCCAGTACAGCGTGTTCGTGCTGGAGGGGTCCACCGAGGCGGCCCTGGAAGCCCTGTCGGCGGTTGCGGCCCTGATCGACCCCGGCGAGGACGACGTGCGCATGTACGCCCTGCCGGCCGGCGTGGAAGTGGAGCCCCTGGGGGCCACCGAGGTGCTCCCCCCCGGCGTCGTCTTGGTGGGGGGCGGCGGTGGCGTCCTCTTGCGGGCGGGGCGTCTCCCCAGGAAGGCCGGCGCCGCGCCGGACCCGGGTTGGAGAGTAGAGGATTCGTAG